In a single window of the Candidatus Neomarinimicrobiota bacterium genome:
- the lptB gene encoding LPS export ABC transporter ATP-binding protein, translated as MTETTLSGRNLFKQYGKRTVVSDASVEVKTGEVVGLLGPNGAGKTTTFYMVTGMIRPNSGSVFLGDEDITRSAMYKRARAGIGYLPQEASIFRKLSVEDNLRLVCETLDIDKQAQEEKLEYLLDELTIGHVRKNKGHQLSGGERRRTEIARALVTDPNFILLDEPFAGVDPIAVEDIQQIVLALKNKGIGVLITDHNVHETLSITDRSYLLFQGKILLSGNAEFLANDEQARKLYLGSNFKLDR; from the coding sequence ATGACTGAAACCACCCTGAGCGGTAGGAATCTATTCAAACAATATGGCAAGCGCACTGTGGTGAGCGATGCCTCAGTAGAAGTGAAAACTGGCGAAGTCGTGGGTTTACTGGGTCCCAATGGAGCAGGAAAAACCACAACCTTTTATATGGTCACGGGAATGATCAGGCCAAATTCGGGGTCCGTTTTTCTCGGTGATGAAGACATTACCCGATCAGCCATGTATAAACGTGCCCGTGCTGGTATCGGTTATTTACCCCAGGAAGCCAGCATCTTCAGAAAGCTTAGTGTTGAGGATAATTTGAGGCTGGTCTGTGAAACCCTGGACATTGACAAGCAGGCCCAGGAGGAGAAACTTGAATATCTTCTGGATGAGTTAACCATTGGCCATGTTCGCAAAAACAAGGGTCACCAATTGAGTGGTGGGGAGAGGCGACGCACGGAAATCGCCAGGGCTCTGGTAACCGACCCGAATTTTATCTTATTGGATGAACCATTTGCCGGTGTTGACCCCATAGCAGTCGAAGATATTCAACAGATTGTTCTGGCGTTAAAAAACAAGGGCATAGGTGTTTTAATCACCGATCACAATGTACACGAGACGCTGTCTATTACTGATCGCAGCTATTTGCTGTTTCAGGGTAAAATATTATTATCAGGTAATGCTGAATTTCTGGCAAATGATGAACAGGCCAGAAAACTCTATCTCGGAAGCAATTTCAAACTGGATCGATAA